AATTCACGGATACGGTGACTTCTTCTTCACTGAGGGACCTCCTTAGGGCGGCATTGAATAGACATAAGCCATTTCGAGAGTTTAAGGACGTTCTTTACGACTTCCCGGAAGAACGAGAGCAGTGGTTCAAGTTCGAACGTGATGCTCATCGACAGCACGTTTTGCAATGGCTTGAACTCCACCACATTACTCTAGAGTCCCTGTGACGAATGATTTGATGGCATTCTGTTGTCGTTTATGCCTCTTTTAATTCAAGACGGCTTTGGTGATGCTTTTCTCGCCAACTCCGTTTATGGTTAGTCTGGTTATGCTGCAAGTTTCAATATCAAAGGATACTTTCGAGAACATATCCCTGGGCATCTCTAATCACCAATGAATGATGGCGACGATAGGACCTCCGTGGGAGACGATAACCGTGGTATCATAATCATCATTTTTGATCTGCTCCGTAAATCCTATCACCCGATCATGCATTGTCCCCCAACTCTCGGCATGAGGATAAGGAGCCCAATCAATAATCGGTTCAGAAATTGGTATTTCGAAGTCCTCAGCTTCTTTCTCGTGCAGTTCGCCGCTATGCCACTATTGAGTTCCCATAACCCTTTCGTGAATTTCGGCTGAGCCAAGATACACCTTCTATAGTTTGATTTTTCTGCCCCTGTCCTACATAACTGCAAAAGGTTTTTAGTCGAATATTCATTCAACGATGAATGAGGGAATATGCTCACTTGCCGTCTTCCGTTTAGCGACCAACTTTAGGCTAACTCTCGTACCTTCGCTAACCACCAGTCGTTGTTGTATATTGATGCATTTGGACGGTGTACACTCATAATCGCATACGTTGAAGAAACGTCCACAATACTGCCAAGTCCGGTATAGACGTAATCAACCTTTAGTCGAAAGGGTTGAACTGCTCGTTCAAGCTCGGTTTCCACCTGCTTGACTATGGGTTGAAACTCCGATGCTTTGTCCCAGTAATTCACGCCCTTTTGACCGCCAGCCGTCATTCCCCACCAATCCCTGAATGATGGAAACACTGCCTCGCATTTCTGTCCAAGAGGTTGTGGCAGGCCAGAGAAGTGTCCGTCAGGGGAATAATACTTAATCCAACGCCCATGAAGCTCATTTTGAGCGCGATCGTCCACTATGTCATCCCACCATTGCTTCCACTGAGCGATCAATGTTTTATGTTCACTCGTTTCCAACGGATGTGCAGGATATGCTGACCAGAGGTGCTCTTTAATGAACGGTAACGTATCTGGTAGGAGATCAAAGGAGCAGGCAACGTAGATAGCAAAATTTAAGTCTCTGGGGGCATCTGTCATCAGGAGCCAAGAAGGCAGCGTTCCTTTTTGCATTTCATCCCTCACACCAATCTTTATTCGATCAATGAAATAGTACACTATGATTGAATTAGGTTGGTGCAGGGGGCAGGGATTTGATGGGACGCAGAATTTCCATTTGTGCTGGCATTGTTGAGTTAGTGTTGCTCGGAAGTTGGTTCCTCGGTGGCTTTGCTGCCTTGGGAGAAAACAGTGTAAAACATATCGTACAGTTTATCGTGTTCGTTGCCGTTGTAGGAATCCTGTCAAGCTTTTATGTAGTAGTACGAAAAAGGGACTCGAATCTCAGCATGATAAGTTCTCTAGTTATCGCGATTTTAAGTGCAATTGTTTTGCTGGTTTCGTTACTAGGCATGTGGGTAACATCTATGTAAACCTCAAACGGGAACGTATGGAACACGTCCCGTTCATCGCGTAACGTGACAACTAATAGAATCCATGCTGATTCATGCTTCCGTTGCGCAGGTGGCTTTCCCCCGTGGACATCTACGTTAGTCCTAGCAGGTAGGACGTACCCGTCCTACCGTCTGACATCGCGCATTTGCCGACCTTCCCGGCCCTTTAAAAGCCATCACTTCACGTCGAACATCGTCACCATACCCGTCATGTTGCCGTTGCTGTCCGTTACGTGTTCAGCGATGTGGCAGTGGAACAGCCACTTGCCGGGCTGGTTCGCTACGAAGGACAAGTCGTACGTCGTCCCGGGTGCTGTGTTGATGGTGTCCATCGTGATCGGCGAGGGAAGTGGATAACCGTCTTGGTTCAGCTCCTGGAAGTGCATGCCGTGCAAATGCATCGGATGGTCCATCGCCCCGATGTTGATGAGATGCACGAGCACCTTGTCGCCGACTTTTGCAGGCAGCACGGGCGTTGCAGGGTACGACAGGCCATTGATGGTGTACCCGAATTCCGGCGAGTCGTTGACCATGAGTGTGTACTCATCTTGGTAGCCGGGGTGAACTTGCTGCCAGCCAGTCCCTTTTGGTTCAACGATGAACGGTCCGAATAGGCCCATATTTTCCTGCTTCAACATGTCGTTCATCGGATGGCTGTGATACATATACGATCCCGCCGGCGCATTGACCGTGAACGTGTACGTCCATGTTTGGCCAGGCTTAATGTCCGGTTGACTGATTCCACCCGTTCCGTCCTGTGAAAATGGCACGTCGAGACCGTGCCAGTGAACGGTAGTGCCTTCAGGCAATTTGTTGGTGACGAGGATTTTAACCTTGTCGCCTTCGTCTACTTTGATTTCGGGCCCAGGAACCGATCCGTTATATGCCCATGCATCGACAGTTTTTCCTGGCTGCACTTGCCATTTGACAGGTTCGGCAGTCAAATGGAACACCTTGTAGCCATTTTCCATCTTGTAAGGGAGGAGTCGCAAGTCATCAGCTTGCTTTGGTTCCCCAGTCGATCCCGTTCCAAGCGACGCGACTTGGCCGTCGGAGCCTGATGAGCTCGTCCCATGGGCCATGTCACTTGAGTTCATGTCCATTCCGCTCATGTTGCCGTCACTCGTCGTGTTGCCGTCTACGACGACCTGTCCGACCATGGACGGGTGATACGTACAAAAGTACGAGTACGATCCGGCCTTCGTAAACTTGTACGAAAACGTCTTTCCTTGGTCAACGTCTCCCGAATTAAACAGGCCGCTTGGTTGATTGTTCGATCCGCTCGTAACCGTATGCGGCATCAAATCGTCGTTTTTCCAAGTCACCGTTGTTCCCGGCATCACTTGAATGGTGGCTGGGTTGAAGGTCGAATCGTGCATG
This is a stretch of genomic DNA from Alicyclobacillus dauci. It encodes these proteins:
- a CDS encoding multicopper oxidase domain-containing protein codes for the protein MFPSITRALGCLTALFLVVGIGGCATPVSSHASNTVTPTVVKGDHVTIDMHDSTFNPATIQVMPGTTVTWKNDDLMPHTVTSGSNNQPSGLFNSGDVDQGKTFSYKFTKAGSYSYFCTYHPSMVGQVVVDGNTTSDGNMSGMDMNSSDMAHGTSSSGSDGQVASLGTGSTGEPKQADDLRLLPYKMENGYKVFHLTAEPVKWQVQPGKTVDAWAYNGSVPGPEIKVDEGDKVKILVTNKLPEGTTVHWHGLDVPFSQDGTGGISQPDIKPGQTWTYTFTVNAPAGSYMYHSHPMNDMLKQENMGLFGPFIVEPKGTGWQQVHPGYQDEYTLMVNDSPEFGYTINGLSYPATPVLPAKVGDKVLVHLINIGAMDHPMHLHGMHFQELNQDGYPLPSPITMDTINTAPGTTYDLSFVANQPGKWLFHCHIAEHVTDSNGNMTGMVTMFDVK
- a CDS encoding histidine phosphatase family protein; the protein is MHEKEAEDFEIPISEPIIDWAPYPHAESWGTMHDRVIGFTEQIKNDDYDTTVIVSHGGPIVAIIHW